Proteins encoded within one genomic window of Flavobacterium sp. NG2:
- a CDS encoding bifunctional 3-deoxy-7-phosphoheptulonate synthase/chorismate mutase type II: MENKKEMRNWLDAFKLDHPFVIAGPCSAETEDQVLKIAHELKDSDVSVFRAGIWKPRTRPGGFEGVGEIGLKWLQKAKAETGLLMGTEVATAAHCKLALEHDIDVLWVGARTTANPFAVQEIADTLAGTDKIVLIKNPVNPDMALWLGGVERLYMAGIKNLGVIHRGFSTYQKTKYRNIPEWQIAIELQNKFPDLPLIIDPSHITGNREMILEVTQEALDLNYDGMIIETHIDPDNAWSDAAQQVTPDALKQIFKDLKVRKVSGDSDFENKMTKLRANIDVLDQNLLDLLGKRMAVADEIGQVKKENNVAVLQHSRWNEIQEKMVAAGAKKGLSEEFIVKLFKGIHQESIEHQEKIING, encoded by the coding sequence ATGGAGAATAAAAAAGAAATGAGAAATTGGTTAGATGCATTCAAATTGGATCACCCATTTGTAATTGCAGGACCATGTAGTGCTGAAACTGAAGATCAAGTATTGAAAATTGCACATGAATTAAAAGATTCTGATGTAAGTGTTTTCAGAGCAGGTATCTGGAAACCAAGAACACGTCCAGGAGGATTTGAAGGTGTTGGAGAAATTGGATTGAAATGGTTACAAAAAGCTAAGGCTGAAACAGGATTGTTGATGGGTACTGAGGTAGCTACTGCAGCACACTGTAAATTAGCTTTGGAGCATGATATCGACGTATTATGGGTTGGAGCTCGTACAACAGCTAATCCATTTGCAGTTCAAGAAATTGCGGATACATTAGCAGGTACTGATAAAATCGTTTTGATCAAAAACCCAGTAAATCCAGATATGGCTTTATGGTTAGGTGGTGTAGAGCGTTTGTATATGGCAGGTATCAAAAATCTAGGAGTAATCCACAGAGGTTTTTCTACTTACCAAAAAACTAAATACAGAAACATTCCAGAATGGCAAATTGCTATTGAATTACAAAATAAATTCCCTGATTTACCATTAATCATTGACCCATCTCATATCACTGGAAACCGTGAAATGATTCTTGAAGTTACTCAAGAAGCTTTGGACTTGAACTATGATGGTATGATCATCGAAACGCATATCGATCCAGACAACGCTTGGAGTGATGCTGCACAACAAGTTACTCCAGATGCTTTGAAACAAATTTTCAAAGATTTGAAAGTTAGAAAAGTAAGCGGTGATAGCGATTTCGAAAACAAAATGACAAAATTGAGAGCTAATATTGATGTATTGGATCAAAACCTTTTGGATTTGTTAGGAAAACGTATGGCTGTAGCTGACGAAATTGGTCAAGTTAAGAAAGAGAATAACGTGGCAGTATTACAACATAGCCGTTGGAATGAAATCCAAGAGAAAATGGTTGCTGCAGGTGCTAAAAAAGGTTTGTCTGAAGAATTTATTGTAAAATTATTCAAAGGTATTCACCAAGAAAGTATCGAACACCAAGAAAAAATCATCAACGGATAA
- a CDS encoding prephenate dehydrogenase encodes MKVYVVGIGLIGGSMVLDIKALYPEATVYGVDSNENHLKEALALGVVDEVASLEAVADADFVIVSVPVDVALSLLPKILDLVGEQSIVFDVGSTKNPICKAVENHPKRRNFIAAHPIAGTEFSGPSAAIKGLFQGKTNIICEVEKTTFKLQEKALDLFRAMGMRIRYMDPKSHDKHIAYVSHLSHISSFMLGKTVIEKEKHEQDIFDMAGSGFESTVRLAKSSPAMWTPIFKQNKEQVIETLEEYILNLTQFKELLVQENYEAIFSEMQSVNKIKEILNGLKK; translated from the coding sequence ATGAAAGTATACGTAGTAGGAATTGGATTGATTGGAGGTTCGATGGTATTGGACATCAAAGCGCTATACCCAGAAGCTACAGTTTATGGAGTGGATAGTAATGAAAATCACTTGAAAGAAGCCTTGGCTTTGGGAGTGGTAGATGAAGTGGCAAGCCTAGAAGCAGTTGCCGATGCTGATTTTGTGATTGTATCGGTTCCAGTGGATGTGGCTTTGAGTTTGTTACCAAAAATTTTGGACTTGGTAGGAGAACAATCGATTGTTTTTGATGTTGGTTCGACTAAAAATCCGATTTGCAAAGCGGTGGAAAATCATCCTAAACGAAGAAATTTTATTGCAGCACATCCTATTGCAGGTACTGAGTTTTCAGGACCTTCAGCGGCAATCAAAGGATTGTTTCAAGGAAAAACAAATATAATTTGTGAGGTCGAGAAAACGACTTTTAAATTACAAGAGAAAGCTTTGGATTTGTTTAGGGCGATGGGAATGCGCATTCGATATATGGATCCAAAATCACATGACAAACACATTGCTTATGTGTCGCATTTATCGCATATCAGTTCGTTTATGCTCGGGAAAACGGTAATCGAAAAAGAGAAGCACGAGCAAGATATTTTTGATATGGCGGGTTCTGGTTTTGAAAGTACGGTGCGATTGGCCAAAAGTTCCCCAGCGATGTGGACACCTATTTTTAAGCAAAACAAGGAACAGGTAATTGAAACTTTGGAAGAGTATATTTTAAATCTGACACAGTTTAAGGAGCTTTTGGTTCAGGAAAATTATGAGGCCATTTTCAGCGAAATGCAAAGTGTAAATAAAATAAAAGAAATCCTTAACGGATTAAAAAAATAA
- the gldA gene encoding gliding motility-associated ABC transporter ATP-binding subunit GldA: MSIAVNNISKSYGAQKALDSISFSVQKGEIVGFLGPNGAGKSTLMKILTTYIAADEGEAKVNGQDVLENPKAVQLSIGYLPEHNPLYLDLYVREYLEFNADVYKVPKTRIEEVIQLTGLSPESHKKINQLSKGYRQRVGLANALLHNPDVLILDEPTTGLDPNQLMEIRNVIKNVGKDKTVFLSTHIMQEVEAICDRVIIIDKGKIVADKKLDHLISTDKQQIIEVEFDYKIEEQAIAKIENLVSYKNTHDMTWELTFQSEKDMRPAVFDFATENGLKTLQLNQKNKNLEAIFREITK; encoded by the coding sequence ATGTCAATAGCAGTAAATAATATATCTAAAAGTTATGGTGCTCAAAAAGCACTTGACAGTATTTCATTCTCAGTACAAAAGGGAGAAATCGTGGGTTTCTTAGGCCCTAATGGCGCTGGAAAATCGACTTTGATGAAAATATTAACCACTTATATTGCTGCTGATGAAGGCGAGGCTAAAGTAAACGGACAGGATGTATTGGAAAACCCAAAAGCAGTTCAACTTTCCATTGGTTATTTACCCGAACACAATCCCTTGTATTTAGATTTATACGTTCGAGAATATCTAGAATTTAACGCTGATGTTTATAAGGTTCCCAAAACCCGAATTGAAGAAGTAATACAACTCACAGGATTGAGTCCTGAAAGTCATAAAAAGATTAACCAACTTTCCAAAGGGTATCGCCAACGTGTGGGATTAGCCAATGCTTTGTTACACAATCCTGATGTTTTGATTTTGGATGAACCTACCACAGGACTCGACCCTAACCAATTGATGGAAATACGTAATGTAATAAAGAATGTAGGTAAAGATAAAACGGTTTTTCTATCCACACATATCATGCAAGAAGTCGAAGCTATCTGTGATCGCGTCATTATTATTGACAAAGGAAAAATCGTTGCCGATAAAAAATTAGACCACCTCATCTCCACAGACAAACAACAAATCATCGAAGTCGAATTTGATTATAAAATCGAAGAACAAGCGATTGCTAAAATTGAAAATTTGGTTTCATACAAAAACACCCACGACATGACTTGGGAACTGACTTTTCAATCTGAAAAAGACATGCGTCCTGCTGTTTTTGACTTTGCTACCGAAAATGGACTTAAAACCTTGCAATTGAATCAGAAAAATAAAAATTTGGAAGCTATTTTTAGGGAGATTACGAAGTAA
- the queA gene encoding tRNA preQ1(34) S-adenosylmethionine ribosyltransferase-isomerase QueA, which yields MKLSHFQFDLPKELLAEFPAENRDEARLMVIDRKKQTIEHKMFKDVIDYFDDGDVMILNNTKVFPARLYGNKEKTGARIEVFLLRELNAEQRLWDVLVDPARKIRIGNKLYFGDDDSLVAEVIDNTTSRGRTLRFLYDGSYEEFRNKLTELGETPIPKYINREVTPEDADRYQTIYAKEEGAVAAPTAGLHFSKHLLKRLEIKGVNFAEVTLHVGLGTFNPVEVEDLSKHKMDSEELKITQEACDVVNAAKAKKKRICAVGTTSMRAIESSVSSHGTLNPFEGWTNKFIFPPHDFSLATCMITNFHTPKSTLLMMISAFCGHDLMKKAYEEAIAEKYKFYSYGDAMLII from the coding sequence ATGAAATTATCACATTTTCAATTTGATTTACCAAAAGAACTATTAGCTGAATTTCCAGCTGAAAATAGAGACGAAGCCCGTTTAATGGTTATTGATCGTAAAAAACAAACTATCGAACACAAAATGTTCAAAGATGTTATCGATTATTTTGATGATGGTGATGTAATGATTCTGAACAATACCAAAGTTTTTCCAGCACGTTTATACGGTAACAAGGAAAAAACGGGAGCAAGAATTGAAGTTTTTTTACTTAGAGAATTAAACGCAGAACAGCGTTTATGGGATGTATTAGTTGATCCAGCTCGTAAAATCCGTATCGGAAACAAGTTGTATTTCGGTGATGATGATTCATTAGTGGCGGAGGTGATTGACAATACGACTTCTCGTGGTAGAACATTACGTTTCCTATATGACGGTTCGTACGAGGAATTTAGAAATAAATTGACTGAGCTTGGTGAAACGCCAATTCCAAAATACATCAACAGAGAGGTTACTCCTGAAGATGCAGACCGTTACCAAACAATCTACGCCAAAGAAGAAGGTGCTGTTGCGGCTCCAACTGCTGGATTGCACTTCTCTAAACATTTGTTGAAAAGACTTGAAATTAAAGGGGTGAACTTTGCTGAAGTAACTTTACACGTAGGTTTAGGTACTTTTAATCCAGTCGAAGTTGAAGATTTGTCGAAACATAAAATGGATTCTGAAGAGTTGAAAATTACTCAAGAAGCTTGTGATGTCGTAAACGCTGCCAAAGCCAAAAAGAAACGCATCTGTGCCGTTGGAACCACTTCTATGCGTGCTATCGAAAGTTCAGTTTCTTCTCATGGGACCTTAAATCCATTCGAAGGATGGACAAATAAATTTATTTTTCCTCCACATGATTTTAGTTTGGCAACTTGTATGATTACAAATTTCCATACACCAAAATCAACTTTGTTAATGATGATTTCAGCATTTTGTGGTCATGATTTAATGAAGAAAGCTTACGAAGAAGCAATCGCCGAAAAATATAAATTTTACTCTTATGGTGATGCGATGTTAATCATCTAA
- a CDS encoding M20/M25/M40 family metallo-hydrolase — MKKSIVLLFFFLVFYSKAQEKAKIEKVNVSRIENILASDDMEGRAIFTPGIAKASAFIENEFKNIGLSFYKDLQSYRQEFDVKGKSANNVVAVLVGQTKPDEYVIFSAHYDHLGLKEGGKDRIYNGANDDASGTTAVIALANYFKEKNQNQRTIIFVAFTGEEIGGLGSNFFSKSIDAKKVVAMFNIEMIGTESKWGKKSAYITGFEKSDFGLILQRNLLNSNFKFYPDPYPKEQLFYRSDNARLAALGVPAHTISTSKMDIEPNYHKVSDEVGTLDLDNMTEIIEAIALSSQSIINGEDSPSRVTR; from the coding sequence ATGAAAAAATCAATTGTTTTATTGTTTTTCTTTTTGGTATTTTATTCAAAAGCACAAGAAAAAGCAAAGATTGAAAAAGTAAATGTTAGTAGGATAGAAAACATATTAGCTTCTGATGATATGGAAGGTCGTGCGATTTTTACACCTGGGATAGCAAAAGCTTCTGCTTTTATTGAAAATGAATTTAAGAATATTGGTCTTTCTTTTTATAAAGATTTGCAAAGCTATCGACAAGAGTTTGATGTCAAGGGGAAATCTGCAAATAATGTAGTAGCCGTACTCGTAGGACAAACGAAGCCTGATGAATATGTGATTTTTTCGGCTCATTATGATCATCTAGGATTAAAAGAAGGTGGGAAAGATAGGATTTACAACGGAGCCAATGACGATGCTTCAGGAACGACGGCTGTCATCGCTTTGGCGAATTATTTTAAAGAGAAGAATCAAAATCAAAGGACGATTATTTTTGTAGCTTTTACAGGTGAGGAAATAGGAGGGTTAGGTTCAAATTTTTTTTCAAAAAGCATAGATGCTAAGAAGGTGGTGGCGATGTTTAATATTGAGATGATAGGAACTGAAAGTAAATGGGGTAAAAAATCGGCATATATAACAGGTTTTGAAAAGTCTGATTTTGGTTTAATTTTACAGCGGAATTTATTAAACTCTAATTTTAAGTTTTATCCAGACCCTTATCCTAAAGAACAACTCTTTTATCGATCTGATAATGCTAGGTTGGCTGCCTTAGGTGTGCCAGCGCATACAATATCAACATCTAAAATGGATATTGAGCCTAATTATCATAAGGTGTCAGATGAGGTAGGGACATTGGATTTAGATAATATGACTGAAATAATCGAAGCGATAGCACTTAGTTCGCAAAGTATAATTAATGGAGAAGATAGTCCTTCAAGGGTGACTAGGTAA
- a CDS encoding pyridoxal phosphate-dependent aminotransferase — protein sequence MITLAKRLNTVEEYYFSSKLREVRQLASEGKPIINMGIGSPDLNPSQSVIDAVQLAMQDENAHGYQSYQGLPELRSSMADFYQNNFGVALNPTNEILPLMGSKEGIMHISLAFLNEGDEVLIPNPGYPTYTSVTNLVGAVPVYYDLKETNNWEPDFDALEKLDLSKVKIMWIGYPHMPTGARGSLALFEKLVAFAKKHNILLVNDNPYSFVLNDNPMSLLQVEGAKDVALELNSLSKTFNMAGWRVGMVLGNAECIDAVLKVKSNMDSGMFFGIQKGAIEALKSHKTWFDSMNAVYAKRRILTEQLAEKLNCKVYKEGVGLFVWAKLPEGITSSEDFIDKILHEKSIFITPGTIFGSNGEGYIRFALCVKEEKIQEAISRF from the coding sequence ATGATCACATTAGCAAAACGTCTGAATACTGTTGAAGAATATTATTTCTCCTCTAAATTAAGAGAGGTAAGGCAATTAGCATCTGAAGGGAAACCAATTATCAATATGGGAATTGGAAGTCCAGATTTGAATCCGTCACAATCAGTGATTGATGCGGTTCAGTTGGCGATGCAAGATGAAAATGCACATGGGTATCAAAGTTATCAGGGTTTGCCAGAATTGCGTAGCAGTATGGCTGATTTTTACCAAAATAATTTTGGTGTTGCATTAAATCCAACCAATGAAATTTTGCCTTTAATGGGGTCAAAAGAAGGAATTATGCATATTTCTTTGGCTTTTTTGAACGAAGGAGATGAAGTTTTAATTCCAAATCCAGGGTATCCAACCTATACTTCGGTAACGAATTTAGTAGGTGCCGTTCCAGTGTATTATGATTTAAAAGAAACTAATAATTGGGAACCTGATTTTGACGCTTTAGAAAAATTAGATTTATCGAAAGTAAAAATCATGTGGATAGGCTATCCGCACATGCCTACAGGAGCAAGAGGAAGTTTGGCTTTGTTTGAAAAATTGGTTGCTTTTGCCAAAAAACACAACATACTATTGGTAAATGATAATCCATATAGTTTTGTGTTAAATGACAATCCAATGAGCTTGTTGCAAGTAGAAGGTGCAAAAGATGTAGCATTAGAGTTGAACTCTTTGTCTAAAACCTTCAACATGGCAGGATGGCGAGTAGGGATGGTGTTAGGAAATGCGGAATGTATTGATGCTGTGTTGAAAGTAAAAAGTAATATGGACAGTGGAATGTTCTTCGGGATTCAAAAAGGAGCGATTGAAGCTTTGAAAAGTCACAAGACTTGGTTTGATTCGATGAATGCGGTCTATGCTAAACGAAGAATTTTAACAGAGCAATTAGCTGAGAAGTTGAATTGTAAAGTTTATAAAGAAGGTGTTGGATTATTTGTGTGGGCAAAATTGCCTGAAGGAATCACATCATCGGAGGATTTTATTGATAAGATATTACACGAAAAATCAATTTTCATCACGCCAGGAACGATTTTCGGCAGTAATGGTGAAGGATACATTCGATTTGCTTTGTGTGTGAAAGAAGAAAAGATTCAAGAAGCGATTAGTAGATTTTAG
- a CDS encoding nucleotide pyrophosphohydrolase produces the protein MNLKNAQLDVDTWIKEHGVRYFNELTNMAQLTEEVGEVARIIARRYGEQSEKESDKNKDLGEELADVVFVVLCLANQTGIDLQAAFDKKMDLKSVRDKDRHKNNEKLK, from the coding sequence ATGAATCTTAAAAACGCACAACTCGACGTAGATACTTGGATAAAAGAACATGGTGTTCGTTATTTTAACGAATTGACAAACATGGCACAACTTACCGAAGAAGTAGGCGAAGTCGCTAGAATTATTGCTCGTCGTTACGGAGAACAATCAGAAAAAGAATCCGATAAAAATAAAGATCTAGGCGAAGAACTAGCCGATGTGGTTTTTGTGGTATTGTGTTTGGCTAATCAAACGGGGATTGATTTACAAGCCGCTTTTGATAAAAAAATGGATTTGAAATCGGTTAGAGATAAAGACCGACACAAAAACAATGAAAAATTAAAATAA
- a CDS encoding prephenate dehydratase — protein MGAKIAIQGIKGSFHHQVVREYYDEAVEIDECLSFEELVSSLLSGKSDQAVMAIENSIAGPIIPNYALIDKNNLHIIGEHYLSIHQNLMALKGQKMEDILEVHSHPMALLQCMDFLKTYPHIKIVEDKDTAETARRIQTNQLKGIAAIGSRVASEMYDLEILAPEIQTIKNNMTRFVIINKENSFVAEKDINRASIKFELDHKRGSLAAVLNVMSDCKMNLTKIQSLPKIETPWKYSFFVDVTFEDYADFAKAKSLITIMAEYFKVLGEYKNTKPLTANN, from the coding sequence ATGGGAGCAAAAATTGCAATACAAGGAATAAAAGGTTCTTTCCATCATCAGGTGGTACGTGAGTACTATGATGAAGCTGTTGAAATTGACGAATGCTTGTCTTTTGAAGAATTAGTAAGTAGCTTGCTTTCAGGGAAGTCGGACCAAGCGGTAATGGCGATTGAAAACTCAATTGCAGGGCCAATTATTCCAAATTATGCTTTGATAGATAAGAATAATTTACACATTATAGGAGAGCATTATTTGAGTATTCATCAAAATTTGATGGCTTTGAAAGGTCAAAAAATGGAAGATATTCTTGAAGTTCATTCGCATCCTATGGCGTTATTGCAGTGTATGGATTTTTTAAAAACCTATCCACATATTAAGATTGTTGAGGATAAGGATACGGCCGAAACTGCTCGTAGAATTCAAACGAATCAATTGAAAGGTATTGCGGCAATAGGAAGTAGAGTTGCATCTGAAATGTATGATTTAGAGATATTAGCTCCTGAAATACAAACGATAAAAAATAACATGACACGTTTTGTGATTATTAATAAAGAAAATTCGTTTGTGGCTGAAAAGGATATTAATCGTGCTTCTATCAAATTTGAATTGGATCATAAAAGAGGAAGTCTAGCTGCGGTTTTGAATGTGATGAGTGATTGCAAAATGAATTTGACCAAAATCCAGTCGTTGCCAAAAATTGAAACCCCTTGGAAATATTCATTTTTTGTAGATGTGACTTTTGAAGATTATGCTGATTTTGCCAAGGCAAAATCGTTGATAACCATCATGGCAGAATATTTCAAAGTGTTAGGGGAATATAAAAATACAAAGCCGTTAACGGCTAATAATTAA
- the rsgA gene encoding ribosome small subunit-dependent GTPase A, translated as MTGIVYKSTGSWYTVKSDKGHFIECRIKGKFRMKGIKSTNPIAVGDLVDYELEESSDAITGTIHKIHDRKNYIVRKSVNLSHQMHIIAANIDCVFLLITINNPPTTFNFIDRFLVTAEAYGIETVLVFNKIDTFDEATLDEQLYMQHVYQEIGYQCLRVSSTERKGVEELKELMIDKVSMFSGHSGVGKSTLVNAMEPSLHLKTKNISEASKQGQHTTTFAEMYDLSFGARIIDTPGIKGFGIVDMEKSEISDYFPEFFRLKDKCKFNNCLHKEEPKCAVKQALENDDIAWSRYNSYLKILEGDDEHYRTDIYDEDRKQSDELRG; from the coding sequence ATGACAGGAATTGTATATAAATCAACAGGAAGCTGGTACACTGTAAAATCTGATAAAGGCCATTTTATAGAGTGTAGAATAAAAGGAAAGTTTAGGATGAAAGGTATTAAGAGTACTAATCCTATAGCTGTGGGCGATCTTGTTGATTATGAATTAGAAGAGTCCTCGGATGCAATTACTGGAACTATTCATAAAATCCATGATAGGAAGAACTATATTGTTCGAAAATCAGTGAATTTATCACATCAAATGCACATTATTGCGGCTAATATTGACTGTGTGTTTTTATTAATTACCATAAATAATCCACCTACCACTTTTAACTTTATTGACCGATTTTTAGTCACGGCGGAAGCTTACGGTATCGAAACTGTCTTAGTTTTCAACAAAATTGATACTTTTGATGAGGCTACCCTTGATGAACAATTGTATATGCAACATGTCTATCAGGAAATAGGATATCAATGCCTTCGCGTTTCATCAACAGAAAGAAAAGGAGTTGAAGAGCTAAAAGAATTAATGATAGATAAAGTGAGTATGTTTTCAGGGCATTCGGGTGTTGGGAAATCAACATTAGTGAATGCAATGGAGCCTTCTTTACATTTGAAAACCAAAAATATTTCGGAAGCAAGTAAACAGGGACAGCATACCACTACTTTTGCTGAAATGTATGATTTGTCTTTTGGCGCTCGAATAATCGATACGCCAGGTATTAAAGGCTTTGGGATTGTAGATATGGAGAAATCTGAAATTAGTGATTATTTTCCTGAGTTTTTTAGATTAAAAGATAAGTGTAAATTTAACAACTGCCTGCATAAAGAAGAACCAAAATGTGCTGTAAAACAAGCTTTGGAAAACGATGATATAGCATGGTCGCGATACAATAGTTATTTGAAAATATTAGAAGGTGATGATGAACATTACCGTACTGATATTTATGATGAAGATCGTAAACAGAGTGATGAATTGAGAGGCTAA
- the dtd gene encoding D-aminoacyl-tRNA deacylase — protein MRVVLQRVAEASVKVDNTTVASIQKGLLVLVGIEDADSHDDIDWLVGKITKMRIFGDENGVMNCSVQEVDGDIIVVSQFTLHAATKKGNRPSYIKASKPDFAIPMYEKFIQKMESEMNKKIQTGIFGADMKISLVNDGPVTIVMDSMSRE, from the coding sequence ATGAGAGTTGTTTTGCAAAGAGTCGCTGAAGCTTCTGTAAAAGTAGATAATACAACTGTAGCTTCTATACAAAAAGGGTTATTGGTTTTAGTGGGAATTGAAGATGCCGATTCTCATGACGATATTGATTGGTTAGTTGGCAAGATTACCAAGATGAGAATTTTTGGTGATGAGAATGGTGTCATGAATTGCTCGGTTCAAGAGGTTGATGGAGATATTATCGTAGTAAGTCAATTTACACTTCATGCTGCAACAAAAAAAGGAAATCGTCCTTCCTATATTAAAGCTTCAAAACCTGATTTTGCCATTCCCATGTATGAAAAGTTTATTCAGAAAATGGAATCTGAAATGAATAAAAAAATTCAAACAGGAATCTTCGGTGCTGATATGAAGATTAGTCTCGTTAATGATGGTCCCGTGACTATTGTAATGGATAGTATGAGTCGAGAGTAA
- the aroA gene encoding 3-phosphoshikimate 1-carboxyvinyltransferase, translated as MNLLLQTSHADLQATIAVTGSKSETNRLLLLQALFPNISLANTSNSDDSEVMQKALKGNDEIVDIHHAGTAMRFLTAYFAVNEGREVVLTGSQRMQERPIKVLVEALTQLGAVITYEKEEGYPPIRIKGQKITASKVNIPANVSSQYISALLLVASKLENGIEINLVGEITSIPYIKMTLALLNDLDIQTSFEGNTIKVFPKATVASKEMVVESDWSSASYFFSLVALSKTASITISSYKENSLQGDSALVEIYRQMGVKSHFENNTLTLTKEPNFKPETLNFDLNNTPDIAQTIVVTCLGLGIGCHLTGLHTLKIKETDRLEALRIELTKLGADISVTNDSLTLVASKTINHNVKIGTYNDHRMAMAFAPLALKVPIIIENAEVVSKSYPDFWEDMKKLGFNETEI; from the coding sequence ATGAATTTACTGTTACAAACCTCACATGCTGATTTACAAGCTACTATTGCAGTAACTGGTTCCAAAAGCGAAACAAATCGCTTATTATTATTACAAGCTTTATTTCCTAATATTAGTTTGGCAAACACTTCCAATTCTGATGATAGCGAAGTGATGCAAAAAGCCTTAAAAGGGAATGATGAAATAGTAGATATTCATCATGCAGGTACAGCTATGCGTTTTTTAACAGCTTATTTTGCTGTAAACGAAGGACGTGAAGTGGTTTTAACTGGTTCTCAAAGAATGCAAGAGAGACCGATTAAAGTTTTGGTAGAAGCCTTAACACAATTGGGCGCTGTAATAACGTATGAGAAAGAAGAGGGGTATCCGCCAATTCGTATCAAAGGACAAAAAATCACTGCTTCAAAAGTGAATATTCCAGCTAATGTAAGTAGTCAATATATTTCAGCACTTTTATTAGTCGCTTCAAAATTAGAGAACGGAATCGAAATTAATTTAGTTGGAGAAATTACTTCAATCCCTTATATCAAAATGACGTTGGCTTTGCTAAACGATTTGGATATTCAAACGAGTTTCGAAGGTAATACTATCAAAGTGTTTCCTAAGGCAACAGTTGCTTCCAAAGAAATGGTGGTAGAATCAGATTGGAGTTCAGCTTCCTACTTTTTTAGTTTAGTGGCTTTGTCTAAAACAGCTTCGATAACCATTAGTAGTTATAAAGAAAATAGTTTGCAAGGAGATTCAGCTTTGGTTGAAATCTACAGACAAATGGGTGTAAAGTCGCACTTTGAAAACAATACGTTAACCTTGACCAAAGAGCCTAACTTTAAACCTGAAACTTTAAACTTTGATTTGAACAACACACCAGATATTGCACAAACCATCGTAGTTACTTGTTTAGGTTTAGGAATAGGGTGTCACTTGACAGGTTTACATACCTTAAAGATTAAAGAAACCGATAGACTAGAAGCATTACGTATCGAGTTGACTAAATTAGGAGCTGACATTTCGGTAACTAATGATAGTTTGACTTTAGTAGCTTCAAAAACGATCAATCACAATGTCAAAATCGGAACCTATAATGACCACCGTATGGCAATGGCTTTTGCACCTTTAGCTTTAAAAGTGCCAATCATCATCGAAAATGCCGAAGTAGTTTCAAAATCATACCCTGATTTCTGGGAGGATATGAAAAAACTAGGTTTTAACGAAACCGAAATTTAA